In one window of Tumebacillus algifaecis DNA:
- the clpP gene encoding ATP-dependent Clp endopeptidase proteolytic subunit ClpP codes for MTFGHKSVYLVVVALPKKREYHKEDFQMNLVPYVIEQTSRGERSYDIYSRLLKDRIIFLGTEVNDDVANSIVAQLLFLAADDPDKDIHLYINSPGGSISAGFAIYDTMQYIKPDVSTICIGMAASMGAFLLLAGAKGKRIALPNAEVMIHQPLGGARGQATDIEIAAKRILHTRGKINEIIAERTGQTVEKVASDSDRDKWFDAHEALEYGLIDKVIENINEVK; via the coding sequence TTGACCTTTGGCCATAAATCGGTATACTTAGTAGTAGTAGCACTACCCAAAAAACGTGAGTATCATAAGGAGGATTTTCAGATGAATCTCGTCCCGTACGTCATTGAACAAACTTCGCGCGGTGAGCGCTCTTACGATATCTACTCGCGCCTGCTCAAAGACCGCATCATTTTCCTCGGCACAGAAGTGAACGACGATGTAGCGAATTCGATCGTCGCACAGCTGTTGTTCTTGGCAGCCGATGATCCGGATAAAGACATCCACCTGTACATCAACTCTCCGGGTGGTTCGATCTCCGCAGGTTTTGCTATTTATGACACGATGCAGTACATCAAGCCGGACGTGTCTACGATCTGCATCGGTATGGCCGCTTCGATGGGCGCCTTCCTGCTCTTGGCTGGTGCAAAAGGCAAGCGGATCGCGCTGCCAAACGCAGAAGTGATGATTCACCAGCCGCTGGGCGGTGCACGTGGTCAGGCGACCGACATCGAGATTGCAGCGAAGCGCATTTTGCATACGCGTGGCAAGATCAACGAGATCATCGCAGAGCGCACTGGACAGACGGTTGAAAAGGTAGCAAGTGACTCCGACCGTGACAAATGGTTCGATGCGCACGAAGCGCTGGAGTACGGCTTGATCGACAAAGTGATCGAAAACATCAACGAAGTGAAATAA
- a CDS encoding glyceraldehyde-3-phosphate dehydrogenase: MSIKLAINGFGRIGRMVFRAAALDSQIEIVAINATHDVKALAHLLKYDSVQGKFNAEIETTDDSIIVNGRETKIVGDRNPLNLPWKELGVDIVIEATGKFRSKETAGQHITAGAKKVIITAPGKDEDVTIVMGVNEDAYDHDQHDVISNASCTTNCLAPVAKVLHDKFTILNGLMTTIHSYTNDQNNLDNPHKDLRRARACAQSIIPTSTGAAKAVGLVLPDLQGKLNGFSMRVPTPNVSVVDLVANLAQDVTVDDVNAALKEAADGPLKGILGFTDEPLVSIDFVGDARSSIVDGLSTMVVGEKTVKVIAWYDNEWGYSERVVDLARLVGKKLTEKVSC; this comes from the coding sequence ATGTCTATCAAACTTGCAATTAACGGTTTTGGCCGTATTGGACGCATGGTATTCCGTGCTGCTGCACTCGATTCGCAAATCGAAATCGTAGCCATCAACGCAACCCACGATGTGAAAGCGCTTGCGCATCTTTTGAAATATGATTCCGTGCAGGGCAAATTTAATGCAGAGATCGAGACGACCGATGACAGCATCATCGTGAACGGCCGTGAGACGAAAATTGTCGGCGACCGCAATCCGTTAAATCTGCCGTGGAAGGAACTGGGTGTGGACATCGTCATCGAAGCGACAGGCAAATTCCGCTCGAAAGAAACGGCTGGCCAGCACATCACAGCAGGCGCTAAGAAAGTGATCATCACCGCACCGGGCAAAGATGAAGACGTGACGATCGTCATGGGTGTCAATGAGGATGCGTATGACCATGATCAGCATGATGTGATCTCCAACGCGTCTTGCACCACCAACTGCCTCGCTCCGGTTGCGAAAGTTCTGCACGACAAGTTTACGATCCTGAACGGTCTGATGACGACGATTCACTCCTACACCAACGATCAAAACAACCTCGACAACCCGCACAAAGATCTGCGCCGTGCCCGCGCTTGCGCACAGTCGATCATCCCGACTTCGACCGGGGCAGCGAAAGCGGTCGGCTTGGTGTTGCCCGACTTGCAAGGCAAATTGAACGGCTTTTCGATGCGTGTTCCGACTCCGAACGTTTCGGTGGTTGACCTCGTTGCCAACCTCGCGCAAGATGTTACGGTTGATGATGTGAACGCCGCGCTGAAAGAAGCGGCAGACGGCCCGCTCAAAGGCATCCTTGGCTTTACTGACGAACCGCTCGTATCGATCGACTTTGTTGGCGATGCGCGCTCTTCGATCGTCGATGGTCTGTCCACGATGGTTGTTGGCGAGAAGACGGTTAAAGTTATCGCATGGTATGACAACGAGTGGGGTTACTCCGAGCGCGTGGTCGATCTGGCTCGCCTTGTCGGTAAGAAACTTACAGAAAAAGTATCCTGCTAA
- a CDS encoding class I SAM-dependent methyltransferase has translation MTELGLWIQQQIKQAGPRTFAKFMEWALYHPDLGYYTSDRRKFGKAGDFYTSPGINPVFAEVLADQLAEKAALLGGKPFTLIEFGAGEGMLARDLLNRWQSTYPTLYERVVYLIVEISPTLRAVQQEQTSAHAGKIIWMSQEEVKAGGQYCGAVLTNEFVDAFPVHRVVKQADGLAELYVDWKVTSDDRGVEALQGVHEKTVGEHREGDCGHFVQVSGDLSEERIATYVSDYAGGMLRGQVTEVGLPGLDWYREAVELLASGWIVTIDYGFDAEMLHHKSRMDGTLRGFYQHTLIDDPFANIGEQDLTTDVNFTALQDVGAQAGLVTEFYGAQSKYLLQAGILQRLRDVTSADLLRDPDMKRNRAIKQLIMPGGIGDHFKVLVQSRNAPVL, from the coding sequence GTGACCGAGTTAGGGTTATGGATTCAGCAACAGATCAAACAGGCAGGTCCGCGGACCTTCGCAAAGTTTATGGAGTGGGCGTTGTATCACCCGGACTTAGGCTATTACACGAGTGACAGACGAAAGTTTGGCAAGGCGGGCGATTTTTACACCAGTCCAGGGATCAATCCGGTTTTTGCTGAAGTGTTGGCCGATCAGTTGGCAGAAAAAGCAGCCTTGTTGGGTGGGAAGCCATTTACGTTGATCGAATTTGGTGCGGGTGAAGGGATGCTGGCACGCGACCTGTTGAACCGCTGGCAGTCCACATATCCGACGTTGTATGAACGTGTCGTGTATTTGATCGTGGAGATTTCACCGACACTGAGAGCCGTTCAGCAGGAGCAGACGAGCGCGCACGCGGGCAAGATCATCTGGATGAGCCAAGAGGAAGTGAAGGCTGGTGGGCAGTACTGTGGTGCTGTACTGACCAATGAGTTTGTTGATGCCTTCCCTGTGCATCGTGTTGTGAAGCAGGCTGATGGGCTTGCCGAACTCTATGTGGACTGGAAGGTAACGTCTGACGATCGTGGCGTCGAGGCTTTGCAGGGAGTGCATGAAAAAACTGTGGGTGAGCATCGCGAAGGGGACTGCGGTCATTTTGTGCAGGTATCAGGCGATCTGTCTGAGGAACGGATCGCAACGTATGTGAGCGATTATGCAGGTGGGATGCTGCGCGGACAGGTGACAGAAGTTGGCCTGCCAGGGTTGGATTGGTACCGAGAGGCCGTGGAGCTGCTTGCGTCGGGATGGATCGTGACGATCGATTATGGCTTTGATGCGGAGATGCTACATCATAAAAGTCGGATGGATGGCACATTGCGCGGATTTTATCAGCATACGTTGATCGATGACCCGTTTGCGAACATTGGGGAGCAGGATTTGACGACCGATGTGAACTTTACAGCCTTGCAGGATGTCGGGGCACAGGCTGGATTGGTGACCGAATTCTACGGCGCTCAATCAAAATATCTGCTTCAGGCCGGAATCTTGCAGCGTTTGCGGGATGTGACAAGCGCCGACCTGCTTCGCGACCCCGATATGAAGCGCAATCGAGCGATCAAGCAGTTGATCATGCCAGGTGGAATCGGTGATCATTTTAAAGTGCTGGTGCAATCGCGCAACGCCCCTGTGCTATAA
- a CDS encoding DegV family protein: protein MLRIVTDSTSDLTSSMIAEFGIDTVPLNVIFDGKAYADGIEISKEEFYIKMAESKVLPTTSQPSPALMRDRFQKILDAGDDVYYVGLASTLSGTVQSARIGRDMVTDPNRVTIYDSLNASFGQGLLALEAAKMARDGRTAEEITLRLQDLRRRFKLVFSVATLENLRKSGRINNLAFLFGSLLSIKPILMLDTAGVVQQYDKVRGKKNALATILRFVEEHQPEPELLFGIGHVAAPEQAVELQGVLHELGITNTVIIEISGVIGAHVGIGTTGLFYVARS, encoded by the coding sequence ATGCTCCGAATCGTTACGGACAGCACTTCAGATCTTACTTCTTCGATGATCGCAGAATTTGGGATCGACACGGTTCCTCTTAATGTGATCTTCGATGGAAAAGCATACGCTGACGGCATCGAAATCAGCAAAGAAGAATTTTATATTAAAATGGCCGAATCCAAAGTTTTGCCGACCACCTCGCAACCCAGCCCAGCTCTGATGCGGGATCGCTTCCAAAAGATCTTGGATGCAGGAGATGACGTTTATTACGTAGGCCTCGCCTCCACACTGTCCGGTACCGTGCAGTCGGCCCGCATCGGACGTGACATGGTCACCGATCCGAACCGCGTGACGATCTACGACTCGTTGAACGCATCGTTCGGTCAAGGTTTGCTGGCACTTGAAGCAGCCAAGATGGCACGAGACGGGAGGACGGCAGAAGAAATCACGTTGCGCTTGCAAGACTTGCGCCGCCGTTTCAAGCTTGTCTTTTCGGTCGCCACCCTGGAAAATCTGCGCAAGTCCGGCCGCATCAACAATCTGGCCTTCCTGTTCGGGTCGTTGCTTTCGATCAAGCCGATCCTGATGCTCGACACCGCAGGGGTCGTGCAACAGTATGACAAGGTGCGCGGCAAGAAAAACGCGCTGGCCACTATCCTGCGTTTCGTTGAAGAGCACCAACCTGAGCCGGAGTTGCTGTTTGGTATCGGCCATGTCGCGGCTCCTGAACAGGCGGTAGAACTACAAGGTGTGCTGCATGAGCTCGGCATCACCAACACAGTGATCATTGAAATTTCTGGCGTCATTGGCGCCCATGTCGGCATCGGCACGACCGGACTGTTCTATGTAGCCCGCTCCTAA
- a CDS encoding rhodanese-like domain-containing protein has protein sequence MSEQAKIILDIRGEDEYIAGHIPGSINIGLQELSYALNDVEPDDKILLVCRTGRRAGQVKMLLEEEGYHKVEVLAGGIEAYKGEIAKGE, from the coding sequence ATGAGTGAGCAAGCAAAGATCATTTTGGACATTCGGGGCGAAGACGAATACATAGCAGGACATATTCCAGGGTCGATCAACATCGGGTTACAAGAGCTTTCCTATGCGCTTAACGATGTGGAACCGGATGATAAAATCTTGCTTGTCTGCCGTACAGGACGCCGCGCTGGGCAAGTAAAGATGTTATTGGAAGAGGAAGGCTATCATAAGGTAGAAGTATTGGCGGGCGGCATCGAAGCATATAAGGGAGAGATAGCAAAAGGGGAGTAA
- a CDS encoding isochorismatase family protein — protein sequence MKKALLITDIQSDFLGNMDYIYPLCQNYLDNSGDQYDLIILTHWKHEENHNENTLLLKHPKAQIVEKRGYSAYNDEMKKLLEENKIENVHLAGIDSDMTVLATMYNLLDAGYKVQVLERLLASFSTRGWESTTIMRFVLGEENVLNTGGGRVWV from the coding sequence ATGAAAAAAGCTTTGTTGATCACCGATATTCAATCTGATTTTCTCGGCAACATGGATTACATATATCCGCTTTGTCAGAACTATCTCGACAACTCGGGCGACCAGTATGACCTGATCATCCTGACGCACTGGAAGCACGAGGAGAACCACAACGAAAACACCTTGCTTCTCAAGCATCCGAAAGCTCAAATTGTGGAGAAGCGTGGCTACTCCGCTTACAACGATGAAATGAAAAAGCTGCTGGAAGAGAACAAGATCGAAAATGTTCATCTGGCTGGGATCGACTCCGACATGACCGTTCTGGCGACCATGTACAATCTGCTCGACGCAGGCTACAAAGTACAGGTGCTCGAGCGTCTGCTCGCATCCTTCTCGACTCGCGGCTGGGAATCGACCACCATCATGCGCTTCGTGCTGGGCGAGGAAAACGTGCTGAACACTGGCGGAGGCCGTGTTTGGGTATAA